Proteins encoded together in one Solea senegalensis isolate Sse05_10M unplaced genomic scaffold, IFAPA_SoseM_1 scf7180000013785, whole genome shotgun sequence window:
- the LOC122760594 gene encoding GATA-binding factor 6-A-like: MDLGENSWSMVKREASSSPGSPAEQSYLSGDSRRDVPTSEGLRTPPSELDALGHRRSDGRSIHSYVHFGHHNNTLTTAEDVPLFTDLDQGSKLVLSSGAHKASLLVDSADMYQTLAIAAAQSQTGYDSSSGGYMHSNPNSPVYVPSSRVGSMIPSLSYLQASGSAQPSHAVSSHSVWSQSTPESPSYNTGSPHTSSRFHYPPSPPMNNGTPRDSGYSNINMSNRDQYGLSRPLSGTYASPYSPYVAPQLSQLPSPWPGGPFENTMLHTLQSRSAPLIRGPNGVSDILDDLGESRECVNCGSISTPLWRRDGTGHFLCNACGLYSKMNGLSRPLIKPQKRTSTSRRIGLSCANCQTSTTTLWRRNAEGEPVCNACGLYTKLHGVPRPLAMKKEGIQTRKRKPKTLNKTKGSSGNNNSISMTPTSTSSSNSEDCSKTSSPSAQVSGVSSSVLSSSVEGTGSGSVMKYPAQDSLYTSVGLTQPSDVASVRGEPWCMALA; the protein is encoded by the exons ATGGACCTGGGCGAAAACAGCTGGTCCATGGTCAAGCGAGAAGCATCCAGCAGCCCAGGCTCACCGGCTGAGCAGAGCTACCTGTCCGGTGACAGCAGGAGGGACGTTCCCACCTCGGAGGGGTTGAGGACACCTCCGAGTGAGCTTGACGCACTGGGCCACCGCCGCTCCGACGGCAGATCAATACACTCCTACGTTCACTTCGGACACCACAACAACACCCTGACCACTGCCGAGGACGTCCCGCTGTTTACGGACTTGGATCAGGGCAGTAAACTCGTCCTCTCCAGCGGTGCGCACAAGGCGAGCTTGTTGGTGGACTCAGCCGACATGTACCAAACACTGGCCATCGCCGCAGCCCAAAGCCAGACTGGATATGATTCCTCCTCTGGTGGTTATATGCACTCCAACCCCAACTCTCCCGTGTACGTGCCCAGTTCCCGAGTGGGCTCCATGATCCCAAGCCTGTCTTACCTGCAGGCCAGCGGCTCCGCGCAGCCCAGCCACGCCGTCTCCAGCCACTCGGTCTGGTCACAGTCCACGCCGGAGAGCCCCTCGTACAACACCGGGAGCCCGCACACCTCCAGCCGGTTCCACTATCCCCCAAGTCCGCCCATGAATAACGGAACGCCGAGAGACAGCGgatacagcaacataaacaTGAGCAACCGAGACCAGTACGGCCTCTCTCGGCCCCTCAGCGGCACCTACGCGAGTCCATACTCTCCTTATGTTGCACCGCAGCTCTCCCAGCTGCCCTCGCCTTGGCCCGGAGGACCCTTCGAGAACACCATGCTGCACACTCTGCAGAGCAGGAGTGCGCCCTTGATCCGAGGACCAAACGGAG tttcAGATATTCTGGACGATTTGGGGGAGAGCAGGGAGTGCGTCAACTGCGGCTCCATCTCCACGCCGCTGTGGAGGCGCGACGGCACGGGCCACTTTCTCTGCAACGCCTGCGGCCTGTACAGCAAAATGAATGGACTGAGCAGGCCATTAATTAAACCACAGAAACGGACG TCCACGTCCAGAAGAATCGGTCTGTCCTGCGCTAATTGTCAAACCAGCACCACCACTCTTTGGCGCAGAAATGCGGAGGGAGAGCCGGTGTGTAACGCATGTGGCCTCTACACAAAATTACACGGG GTACCTCGACCGCTCGCCATGAAGAAAGAGGGAATtcagacaagaaaaagaaaaccgaaaacattgaataaaacaaagggATCCtctg GAAATAACAACTCTATCTCTATGACGCCTACATCCACCTCTTCATCCAATTCTGAAGACTGTTCAAAAACAAGCTCTCCTTCTGCACAAGTGTCAGGG GTCAGTTCGTCCGTGCTGTCCAGCTCAGTGGAGGGAACAGGCTCCGGCTCAGTGATGAAGTATCCGGCACAGGACAGCCTGTACACCAGCGTGGGCTTGACTCAGCCATCAGATGTAGCTTCAGTGAGGGGTGAACCCTGGTGTATGGCCTTAGCTTGA